Proteins encoded within one genomic window of Hevea brasiliensis isolate MT/VB/25A 57/8 chromosome 8, ASM3005281v1, whole genome shotgun sequence:
- the LOC110649425 gene encoding DNA damage-repair/toleration protein DRT100 → MDVLFLSLCLLLAIFSTVSSCPASDLQALLAFKSSLNEPYLGIFNTWTGTDCSKWYGISCDPTTGRVADINLRGESEDPIFEKTGRSGYMTGFINPSICKLDSLTTLTIADWKGISGQIPECVVSLKSLRILDLVGNKISGGIPTEIGNLQRLTVLNLADNEISGAIPASLTKMGSLKHLDLSNNQVSGELPADFGSLKMLSRALLSRNQLTGSIPNSIAKMNRLADLDLSRNRISGWLPSWLGNMLVLSTLNLDSNMISGEIPSSLLSCTGLGILNLSRNSIEGKIPNVFGAKSYFMALDLSYNNLKGPIPGSLSSAKYIGHLDLSHNHLCGPIPVGSPFDRLEGSSFSNNDCLCGNPLRTC, encoded by the coding sequence ATGGATGTGTTGTTTCTTTCACTCTGTCTCCTTCTCGCCATTTTCTCCACCGTCAGCTCCTGCCCGGCTTCCGACTTGCAGGCCTTATTAGCCTTCAAATCCTCATTAAACGAGCCTTACTTGGGCATCTTCAATACATGGACAGGCACCGACTGCTCCAAGTGGTATGGCATCAGCTGTGACCCAACCACCGGCCGAGTCGCTGACATTAACCTGCGCGGTGAATCCGAAGACCCCATCTTCGAGAAGACTGGCCGATCCGGTTACATGACCGGTTTCATCAACCCTTCAATATGCAAGCTCGATAGTCTCACTACTTTAACCATAGCAGACTGGAAAGGTATTTCCGGGCAGATCCCGGAATGTGTAGTTTCTTTGAAGTCTCTTCGAATTCTTGATCTTGTCGGGAATAAAATTTCCGGTGGGATCCCGACGGAGATTGGAAACCTGCAGAGACTCACCGTGTTAAATCTTGCCGACAATGAGATATCTGGAGCGATTCCAGCTTCCTTAACCAAGATGGGGAGTCTCAAGCATTTGGATTTAAGCAACAACCAAGTGTCCGGTGAGCTGCCAGCTGATTTCGGTAGCTTGAAAATGCTGAGTCGGGCCTTACTGAGCAGAAACCAACTCACTGGGTCAATTCCCAACTCCATAGCCAAGATGAATCGCCTTGCAGACTTGGATTTGTCCAGGAACCGGATATCCGGCTGGCTACCTTCCTGGTTAGGCAACATGCTGGTTCTCTCTACCCTTAACTTGGATAGCAACATGATATCAGGCGAAATACCATCATCTTTATTGAGCTGTACcggtttgggaattttgaatcTGAGCCGAAACTCTATAGAGGGGAAAATACCCAATGTTTTCGGGGCGAAATCTTATTTCATGGCCCTTGATCTATCATACAACAATTTGAAGGGCCCGATACCCGGTTCATTATCGTCCGCAAAGTATATCGGGCATTTGGATTTGAGCCACAACCATCTATGTGGGCCCATTCCAGTGGGTTCACCGTTCGATCGGCTTGAAGGGTCTTCGTTTTCCAACAATGATTGTCTTTGTGGAAACCCATTGAGGACATGCTAA
- the LOC110649422 gene encoding protein gamma response 1-like, translating to MGGSFQYSPKPGYPAENDDEEYVSRLSDTLVETIQEAKDTISEIECIFCSRLYSNFQMKSKSLQEAKKEAEDSWKEKERNLLLQIERLQLEKQQVLEENQCLMLEKEKSLEELNEQTKSLVLRERRSQQVRIDELEEEVRKKSKEVGEVELRNRLHQLLQKKSISDKGKELKEHEEKTNGLIATVKSLEKKVEVLEDDLRRKTLMEAVKNELTEDLLKWINSLLSHLSDNDQLSTELEKEKKKLECFEEELSELQKKLLKKTEEFEDGRVSLAQLLQQIEVNKLEILKQKLLLEDSEKDKKLLLEKVNALEEKINELKENLGRNSKFTEGKCSYEKLLQQIELKDSQLLAEKKKASNVLDAYKRLNSQYTFVCANTGLIKEIMLSQIKFEDESGSLTHQQIPKTSPDFGSIHADTTTAAREIEKMKNENYISNWLKDGKAVKSIPKPSFHSPTSSCFAPKCPPTAKSAAVVGTKWSASRWVDTTRYCQCREGPDPYYDFLDTPLKNLRKSWNETIKERPDLQIPSSERYASIQIRR from the exons ATGGGAGGGAGCTTTCAATACTCACCGAAACCAGGGTATCCAGCAGAGAATGATGATGAAGAGTATGTCTCCAGGCTTAGTGATACACTTGTTGAAACAATTCAGGAAGCGAAGGACACAATTTCTGAGATAGAGTGTATATTTTGCAGTCGGCTCTACTCTAATTTCCAAATGAAATCTAAAAGCTTGCAGGAGGCTAAAAAAGAAGCAGAAGATTCATGGAAAGAGAAGGAGAGAAATCTTCTGCTCCAGATTGAAAGACTTCAACTTGAAAAGCAACAAGTCCTTGAAGAAAACCAGTGTCTGATGCTTGAGAAAGAAAAGTCTTTGGAGGAGCTGAATGAGCAGACAAAGTCACTAGTTTTAAGAGAAAGAAGAAGCCAGCAAGTTAGAATTGATGAACTAGAAGAGGAGGTTAGGAAGAAGTCCAAGGAAGTTGGTGAGGTGGAATTGCGTAATAGATTACATCAATTGCTTCAAAAGAAATCCATATCAGATAAGGGAAAAGAACTGAAAGAGCATGAAGAAAAGACAAATGGGCTGATTGCCACAGTGAAGAGCTTGGAGAAAAAGGTTGAGGTTCTCGAAGATGACCTTAGACGAAAGACTTTAATGGAAGCGGTAAAAAATGAGTTAACTGAAGATTTACTCAAATGGATCAACTCCCTATTGTCACACTTATCAGATAATGATCAGTTGTCGACTGAGCTTGAAAAGGAGAAGAAAAAATTGGAATGTTTTGAAGAGGAACTTAGTGAACTCCAAAAGAAGCTCTTGAAAAAGACAGAAGAATTTGAGGATGGAAGGGTATCACTAGCGCAACTGCTTCAGCAGATTGAAGTGAATAAATTGGAAATATTGAAGCAAAAACTACTGTTGGAGGACTCTGAGAAGGATAAAAAACTTCTTCTGGAGAAAGTAAATGCTTTAGAGGAGAAGATCAACGAGCTCAAGGAAAATCTCGGAAGGAACAGCAAGTTCACTGAAGGGAAGTGTTCATATGAAAAGTTGCTTCAGCAAATTGAATTGAAAGACTCTCAGTTACTGGCTGAGAAGAAGAAGGCAAGCAATGTCTTGGATGCGTACAAAAGGTTGAATTCTCAGTACACATTTGTCTGTGCAAATACTGGCCTTATTAAGGAGATTATGCTTTCTCAAATCAAATTCGAAGATGAAAGTGGCTCATTAACGCATCAGCAAATCCCAAAAACTTCACCTG ATTTTGGGAGCATACATGCAGATACTACTACAGCTGCTCGTGAGATTGAAAAAATGAAGAACGAAAATTACATCAGTAATTGGTTGAAGGATGGTAAAGCAGTCAAATCAATTCCAAAGCCAAGCTTCCATTCTCCTACTTCCAGTTGTTTTGCACCAAAATGCCCTCCTACTGCAAAATCTGCTGCAGTCGTTGGTACAAAGTGGTCTGCATCACGTTGGGTAGATACTACTAGGTATTGTCAGTGCAGAGAAGGGCCTGACCCCTATTATGATTTCCTTGATACCCCCCTTAAGAACCTCAGAAAGAGCTGGAATGAAACCATAAAGGAAAGACCCGATCTGCAAATCCCCAGTTCGGAAAGATATGCATCCATACAGATCAGAAGATGA
- the LOC131182196 gene encoding premnaspirodiene oxygenase-like gives MQFLSVPLLSIFFLLHLILWSIWKKLKTSRGNTLNLPPGPQKLPIIGNMHQFIGYLPHRRLRDLAKKYGPIMHLQFGQVSTIVISSPETAKEIMKTHDVIFAQRPFVLVAEFIFYNRGDILFAPYGDYWRQIRKICTLELLSSKRVQLFRSIREEEVSNLVKSISSSAGSPVNLSKMLFSSSCSVIARAAFGKKCKDQETFIPLAKEALKMMEGFSVAELFPSIKLLRVITGIQYRLEKLHKRLDMVLENIINEHRIDRATANTNGDQGEAEVEDIVNTLLNLQEHGDLEFPLTTNNIKAIILDVFIAGTDTSAAVVEWAMSELIKNPRAMSKAQAEVRQVLNRKRNFEEAGLEELKYLKAVIKETLRIHPPGPLLAPRENKEQCQINGYNIPIKTKVIVNAWAIGRDPDYWIHAEKFYPERFLESKIDFRGSNFEFLPFGAGRRICPGLSFGIANLELPLAQLLYHFDWELPDNSKKEELDMREAFGAMVRRKFDLCVIPIPYNP, from the exons ATGCAATTTCTCTCAGTTCCATTACTTTCCATCTTCTTCCTACTCCATCTCATTCTATGGAGCATATGGAAGAAATTAAAAACCAGCAGAGGCAACACACTAAACCTACCCCCGGGACCCCAAAAGCTACCCATCATAGGAAATATGCACCAGTTTATTGGGTATCTCCCCCATCGCAGACTGAGAGACTTGGCAAAGAAATATGGGCCAATTATGCACCTACAATTTGGACAAGTATCGACAATTGTCATTTCTTCACCAGAAACAGCTAAGGAAATAATGAAAACTCACGATGTCATCTTTGCTCAGAGGCCCTTTGTCCTGGTTGCTGAATTTATATTTTACAACCGAGGAGATATTCTTTTTGCACCTTATGGAGACTACTGGAGGCAGATTCGAAAAATTTGTACACTAGAGCTTCTTAGTTCAAAGCGTGTGCAGTTGTTCCGATCGATCAGAGAAGAAGAGGTATCAAATCTCGTTAAATCTATATCTTCCAGTGCAGgatctcctgtcaaccttagcaAAATGTTGTTTTCTTCATCTTGTTCTGTTATTGCAAGAGCAGCCTTTGGCAAGAAATGCAAAGACCAAGAAACGTTCATACCACTTGCTAAGGAAGCTCTTAAAATGATGGAAGGCTTTAGCGTTGCAGAGTTGTTCCCCTCTATTAAATTGCTTCGTGTGATTACTGGAATTCAGTATAGACTCGAGAAATTGCATAAAAGACTAGATATGGTGCTTGAGAACATAATCAATGAACATAGAATTGACAGGGCAACAGCAAATACTAATGGTGATCAGGGTGAAGCTGAAGTGGAAGATATTGTTAATACTCTGTTGAATCTTCAAGAACATGGCGACCTTGAATTTCCATTAACAACAAACAATATCAAAGCAATTATCCTG GATGTGTTTATTGCTGGGACTGATACATCAGCTGCAGTGGTAGAATGGGCAATGTCAGAACTGATAAAAAATCCAAGAGCGATGAGTAAAGCACAAGCAGAAGTGAGGCAAGTTCTTAACAGAAAAAGAAATTTTGAGGAAGCAGGGCTTGAAGAATTGAAGTACTTAAAGGCAGTGATCAAAGAAACTCTGAGAATACACCCTCCAGGTCCATTGCTAGCTCCCAGGGAGAATAAAGAGCAATGCCAAATCAATGGATACAACATACCCATCAAGACTAAAGTCATTGTGAATGCATGGGCAATTGGAAGGGATCCAGATTATTGGATTCATGCTGAAAAGTTTTATCCAGAGAGATTTTTGGAAAGCAAAATTGACTTCAGGGGaagtaattttgaatttttgcCATTTGGGGCTGGAAGGAGGATATGTCCAGGTCTGTCATTTGGTATAGCCAATTTGGAGCTTCCACTTGCACAGTTATTGTATCATTTTGATTGGGAACTTCCTGATAATTCCAAGAAAGAAGAACTAGACATGAGAGAGGCCTTTGGGGCAATGGTTAGAAGAAAATTTGATCTGTGTGTAATTCCTATTCCATACAATCCCTGA
- the LOC131182197 gene encoding premnaspirodiene oxygenase-like translates to MQFLSVPLLSIFFLLHFILWSIWKKLKTSRGNTLNLPPGPQKLPIIGNMHQFIGYLPHRRLRDLAKKYGPIMHLQFGQVSTIVISSPETAKEIMKTHDVIFAQRPFVLVAEFIFYNRGDILFAPYGDYWRQIRKICTLELLSSKRVQLFRSIREEEVSNLVKSISSSAGSPVNLSKMLFSSSCSVIARAAFGKKCKDQETFIPLAKEAVKMMGGFSVAELFPSIKLLRVITGIQYRLEKLHKRLDMVLENIINEHRIYRATAKTNGDQGEAEVEDIVNALLNLQEHGDLEFPLTTNNIKAIILDVFIGGTDSSAAVVEWAMSELIKNPRAMSKAQAEVRQVLNRKRNVEEAGLEELKYLKAVIKETLRIHPPAPLLAPRENKEQCQINGYNIPIKTKVIVNAWAIGRDPDYWIHAEKFYPERFLESKIDFRGSNFEFLPFGAGRRICPGLSFGIANLELPLAQLLYHFDWELPDNSKKEELDMREAFGAMVRRKFDLCVIPIPYNP, encoded by the exons ATGCAATTTCTCTCAGTTCCATTACTTTCCATCTTCTTCCTACTCCACTTCATTCTATGGAGCATATGGAAGAAATTAAAAACCAGCAGAGGCAACACACTAAACCTACCCCCGGGACCCCAAAAGCTACCCATCATAGGAAATATGCACCAGTTTATTGGGTATCTCCCCCATCGCAGACTGAGAGACTTGGCAAAGAAATATGGGCCAATTATGCACCTACAATTTGGACAAGTATCGACAATTGTCATTTCTTCACCAGAAACAGCTAAGGAAATAATGAAAACTCACGATGTCATCTTTGCTCAGAGGCCCTTTGTCCTGGTTGCTGAATTTATATTTTACAACCGAGGCGATATTCTTTTTGCACCTTATGGAGACTACTGGAGGCAGATTCGAAAAATTTGTACACTGGAGCTTCTTAGTTCAAAGCGTGTGCAGTTGTTCCGATCGATCAGAGAAGAAGAGGTATCAAATCTCGTTAAATCTATATCTTCCAGTGCAGgatctcctgtcaaccttagcaAAATGTTGTTTTCTTCATCTTGTTCTGTTATTGCAAGAGCAGCCTTTGGCAAGAAATGCAAAGACCAAGAAACGTTCATACCACTTGCTAAGGAAGCTGTTAAAATGATGGGAGGCTTTAGCGTTGCAGAGTTGTTCCCCTCTATTAAATTGCTTCGTGTGATTACTGGAATTCAGTATAGACTCGAGAAATTGCATAAAAGACTAGATATGGTGCTTGAGAACATAatcaatgaacatagaatttacaGGGCAACAGCAAAGACTAATGGTGATCAGGGTGAAGCTGAAGTGGAAGATATTGTTAATGCTCTGTTGAATCTTCAAGAACATGGCGACCTTGAATTTCCATTAACAACAAACAATATCAAAGCAATTATCCTG GATGTGTTTATTGGTGGGACTGATTCATCAGCTGCAGTGGTAGAGTGGGCAATGTCAGAACTGATAAAAAATCCAAGAGCGATGAGTAAAGCACAAGCAGAAGTGAGGCAAGTTCTTAACAGAAAAAGAAATGTTGAGGAAGCAGGGCTTGAAGAATTGAAGTACTTAAAGGCAGTGATCAAAGAAACTCTGAGAATACACCCTCCAGCTCCATTGCTAGCTCCCAGGGAAAATAAAGAGCAATGCCAAATCAATGGATACAACATACCCATCAAGACTAAAGTCATTGTGAATGCATGGGCAATTGGAAGGGATCCAGATTATTGGATTCATGCTGAAAAGTTTTATCCAGAGAGATTTTTGGAAAGCAAAATTGACTTCAGGGGaagtaattttgaatttttgcCATTTGGGGCTGGAAGGAGGATATGTCCAGGTCTGTCATTTGGTATAGCCAATTTGGAGCTTCCACTTGCACAGTTATTGTATCATTTTGATTGGGAACTTCCTGATAATTCCAAGAAAGAAGAACTAGACATGAGAGAGGCCTTTGGGGCAATGGTTAGAAGAAAATTTGATCTGTGTGTAATTCCTATTCCATACAATCCCTGA